The following nucleotide sequence is from Anas acuta chromosome 11, bAnaAcu1.1, whole genome shotgun sequence.
TACggaatacattaaaaacaggaggaagaatTTGTAGTTAGAAAACCCCACACAATTATTCACCCACAGACAGTGGTGGTCCATTTTTAGTACACATATGTCACACGCAGAACAGTGGTGGCAGCGGTCAGGTTTGATTAGCTGGCATCGATCACAGTATCTGATGGCTCTTGATTCTGTTGTCGTATAGATAGGCAAGTCGTTAGCAGCTCTTCTCAAAATCTCCTGCTGGAATTCTggtctctcttccttttcatatTGTTCTTTATCAGCTTTTGACAAGCAGAACTCATTGGAAGGGGATGCAGGAGATGTGAAAATTGTCTTCCAATACGACCATACAAACATGACAAATGACAGATGAAAAACCACAAGGTACACAACTTTTTCTGCAGTTGAAGATAGTTGAGGAAGTTGAGGAAGGCCTCCCCTTCCTGGGGAGGCTGGTGGGGTacctcctcctgtgctgcaccTGCGAGAGCGAGGGAAAAAGCCACGAGGCAGCCAAGGCTGTGCGCCACCTCTGCCTCTTCGTCACACAGCAAAGAAGTGAGCGGAGCCGCGTCGGGCCGGGTCCCTCCAGACACGGGCACAGCCAGGCCAGCACCAGGCCGCCTGGGCCCCTCTCCTCAGCAGGAGAGACCCGAGCGAGCGAGCGAGCGAGCCCGGCTGCCTTGCCGCGGGCTGACGAgcccttccccctgccctgagCGCGAGAGCCCGGGCCCTCCCTGGCCGCGCTGCCTCCGGCTCTGCTCTGGCATGTCCCCTTCCTGCCAGGGAGGCTTGTGCCCGAGCCCCCGGCTGCCACTGCCAGCTCCCCAGGCCCCCCCACCGACAGACACTGTGTCCGCTTTTCTCCAGGCACAAGGCTGTGCGACCAGGATGCCGAGCAGccgcagggctggcagagctggcgAGCTCGCCTGTCCTTGCGGCTCTCCGAagacagcaacagcaacagGATGTTCATGGTGAGAAGcgccagccccgagccctgaGCCCTGAGCCCTGAGCCCCGGAGGAGAGCCCGGCCCTGCGACGGCAGCAAGAGGACCGGCGCTGTCCCCGACAAAGCCCGGTCCCCACGGGGCCCGCACGCGGCCGCACCCCAGCCGtcgcccagcccctgctcccagctctcctggggcgctgggagcagcagggctgagcggGGCCGTCGCAGCCCTCGCGGTGGCTGACgtgctgcccttcctcccaCAGATCTTCATGAAGTACCTGCAGCCCTCGGAACGCCTGGGCGTCTTCCTCGCCGCCGTGCAGAGCATGAGAGCCCCGAGTCCCCACAGCACCGAGCTGGCTGCCCACATGGTGGACGTGCTGGCGGCAGAGACCGACTTCGATTTGGGACAGGTGGGTGCCCGCCAGCACCCCCGGCCACGGCCACGGCTCCAGCCTCCAGAGCTCCTCGGGGCTCTGTTCCTGCCCTGGTGCCGGCCCAGTCTCAGCCGTGTCCCACCGGCAGGTGCTCCACATCGTGTGGGCCATCTACAGAAGCCTGCCGTCCGTCAGAGCCGCGCTGGCCCTTCAGAGCCTGgacagggccctgctgctgctggccagcaaGCGCCCCAGGGAGACGGTTaccagcctgctgcagtgctcgctGACCTGCACCAGGTACGGGGCCCAGCAGGGCTCCTCTCGCACACCCCCAAAGCCGTCAGCTGGGCCGGGGGCGGCCCTGCTGACAGCCCGGGGGTCCCGCAGCGTCGCCGTCACCATGTGGAGGGCGATGGTGTCTGAGCCCCCAGCCACAGAGAGGGTGCTGCGCGAGCTGCTCCGCATCCTCATGAACCAGTCTGGCTGCAAGACATCCACCTCCACCAAGGACCACCCGCGCATCCTGGCCCTGGCCGTGAGTTCCTCGCTTGCCCGTCTGCGTCTCCGtcgggcaggagcaggggcaggggccggggcaggggcaggggcaggggcaggggcagaggcaggggcaggggcagaggcaggggcaggggcaggggccccgctcccctcccctggcCCCTGCCAGCCTTCTCCGCACCCTGGGGCACCAGCCTGGGGGGCTGCGTCCTCctctgtccctccctgcccacGCCTCCGCCTCCGGGtgcttcctgcaggcagcaaggcCCCTCCACGAGATCCTCCTGCTGCCTACCAGCCGGGGGGAGGCGAAGGCCATTTTcccccagctcttcctggcCCTCCTCTTCCAAGTGTCCTTCACCACGGagctgaagctgcaggaggtgcaggtCTTCTGGGAGAAGCACCGGCAGGACCTGCTCACTCCCGTCAGGTGCCACATCCCCGGCCCCTGCTGCTCAGaggagcccagggctggggctcccGGCGTGACCCGGGCCCTTCTCTGCCTGCAGGTCCACGGTGCAGGCCCTGAAAGCGCTGCTCCGCAGCGTGGGCCTGGGGAGCCAGGTGCTGGCCATCGAGGCGCAGGGCGGCTGGGCCGCGCTTCTCAGCGCCGAGAGCCACCTCTGGGGCGTGCAGGTGGTGGCCAGGTGAGAGCCCCTCGTCGGCACCatcccagccctggaggtgacAGGGGCTTCTCGGAGGAAGTGCTGCCACAGCATGGGTGCCCGTGGCCGCTGGGCTGGTGGCAAAAGAGAGCGCTGCAaagccaggagagctgggccCGCCCGGCTCGGGGCTGACGGCGCCTGCTTGCCGTTCTCCCTGCCAGGGAAATGAAGGAGTTGCCCAGGAGCCTGCGCGCCACCATCATCCACCAGCTGGTTGAGCTGCTCCGCACGGAGGCCTCCTCCTGGCAGACGGTGGCCATGGTCATCCTCAGCAAGgtgagcaggggcagcaggagcagcgagCCCACGTGGGGCTCTGCACAAGCCCTGCTGCCTCGGGGCCAGGCTTGGCCGTGCCCTGGCATTCCTGCCCTGGCATTCTTGCTGCTGAGCCGGCACTGCGCCCCACGTCCTTTTCACTGTAGGCCCCCGTGTTTCCTTGTTTGCCTGCCACAGCCTTCTTTTCAGGGTCCAGCACCTCCACTTGGGATCCAAAGTCGTCATTTGATCTCCTAACCCCTCAGAATTGAGCCCCAGGCTCCACGTTTTAGTGAACAAATCTTGCTTTTCAGGGCCCTGCAACTCCATGCTGATCCAAAGGGGACTTTTTATGGCTTACCTCCTCAGTTTTCAAGCCcaggcttcctcctcctcctcattgCCATCAAAGACACTACAAAGGAGGAATTATCCTGTCAAACAAGGCTAGAACGTAGAGCCTGGGGCTCAATTCTGAGGGGTTAGGAGATCAAATGACGACTTTGGATCCCAAGTGGAGGTGCTGGaccctgaaaaaggaaacacgGGTGCCTACTAATGAAGATCCTTTGGATCCTAACCAAGGGGTGGTCCTCAAAGTAGTGAGGCTTTGGACTATAAAACAGGTTTTGGGCCATGCAGCCCAGAGTCTTTGAGGGACCAAAGAAGCCTTTTAGGATCCAacaccatttttctctttcttttttccttttctgtttttatttgttttctatttatatattgatttatttattttgaattgttcAGACCCAAGGCCTCTAGGATGCTGAGCATGCTGCTGGCCAGCTCTGATGGcaacgaggaggaggaggccactTTCCGCGCTGAGGGCGGGTGGCCCAGTGGAGCTGCGGCTGTGGCTGATgccacacagccccagccccatgcatgcagcccctgtgccagcagggTGCGGCcctcctgccagggctgggggcggccccCCTGGCGtgcggggcagcgggggggtGAGGACTGGCAGCCGTCTGTCAGCTTGTCCGAATAAAGCTCTGCACTGCTCTGAATCGCCAGTGTCCAGGCTGTGCTTCGCCTCGCGCTAAGTGGCCAGGGGAGGGAGAAGCTACAAGCAACCTGCGGACACCTTTCCCCCCTCTCCAGCCTCTTCTGCCGCTTGTCCCCGCTCtcttgccctgctccagcacgcAGGCCCTCCCATGGCATTGCAGGCCTTCCCAACGGGgtcctgcatgggcttccctTTCTCTGCGACACCAGGAAAGGGGAGGCACCGCCATCAACAGGCTGTTCCCAGTGCTGGCAGCCTTGGGGACACCAGAGCATTCCAGACACGAGCTGGGGCTCTCTTCCGAGCAGCTGCGAACGAGGCTGTCCCTTCTCAGATCCGCTTTCCAGCCAGCGGCAGAACAGAGGCAGAacctcttcctccagctttcctgcttctttcaCGCTGTTTGCCTGCCTgttctttgtctccttgtcctggCCAGCCTGTTGTCCGGCGCCCTGTGGGCTGGACACACAGCTCTCTGTCTCCTCAGGCTTTTCCTTAGAGCATCAACAAGTCCTGAGCCCTGCGGGTTGGATGgctgagagagggagttagggGGATACAAGAAATCGTTAGCCACTAAAAAGGAGGAATTATCCTTTCAAACAAGGCTTTGGAGCCCCAAGAAGAGGCTTTCTGCCCTAATATGTGATGCTGGGGCCAAAAAATGTCAGGGCAGCATGGTGCACACTCCACTCTCTGCTTCCTCAAAATGGATGTTTGGACCCTAAAATTCAGGCCTCGGCTCCTAGCATGAGGATTTGGGGATTTGAAAGCAGGGCTCTTCCTCTCACATACGGCTTTGCCATCTAAGAAGGCCATGGTGCATCTTATAATAAAATTGTGGACCCTAAAAATAGGGAATTGCCCCTTGGAAATGGCAGCCTGCTCTGTAGGATTGACGTGTAAGCAAGAACAATCCTGTCAAAAGGAGGGTTTATCCTTTCAATCAAGGCTTTGGAGCCCAAGGAAGAGGCTTTCTGCCTTAATATGTGACTCTGGGGCCTAAAAAGAATGCTTTGGGCCCTAAAACTGAGAGCCTGGGTCCAAAAACAGAGGGTGTAGGTGATAAAGGCGGCTTTGGATCCCAACTATAGGCTCTCTTGTCCTGAAAACGTCCTGAAAGCTGGGTGCTTAAGAACAAGGCTGTGGTCTATACAGAGGAGCCTTGGTGCCATGCCTGTATGCTTCTCAGCTGCAAAGAAAGGGTGAGAAAAAGGCTTTGGATCCGCAAAAGATGCTCTTAGACCTGAAGTGAAGGGGTAATAGGGCAGAAGTCCCCGTGAAGTCCTTCGGCACGATGAAGGCCTGCgtgagctccagcagcagtttcGTCGGCGGAGATTTTCCCTAGTGGGGCCGGGGCgtcacagcacacacacacacacacacacagaagcgTGTTTTTGTCCAAACATTAAGTATTTACAACACATTCGACAAGCGCttttcctctgccagcagcaaatGCCTGAGGGCCCCCACAGCTTCACAAATCATAGCGGGAAGAGCCTACCGTGCCGCGAAAAGGTcggaaaataattcaaaattgatctgctaggggaaaaaaaacgaTGGCTGGTGGCAGGGTACACAATACACCCGAATCTCAGCTCTGTCCTCCGCAGGGTCAGTGCCCACGCCCAAGCGCGATGCTGATGGCACCCGAACATTTGCTgtagcaggcagcagagccagcagctcaggggaGCAATTTTGAAAACCAAGAGGCACTTAAACAACCCTTCATCGACCCCATGACTGCAGCAGAGTCCCGACTGCTCGCCCCGGAGTCCTCACACCAGCAAAAAGCACCAACCAAAGCCTGGGGGAACTTTGGTACAGCACAAGAGAAGGGAGTGGGGGTAGCGGAGCCgcatggcagagctgctgcttttcaccaTTTGATCATCCCTGAGAATTGAAAGTAAGGCTGGGTGGGCTGACCCCCACCCCCACTCCTGGCAGCAAGCTCAGTCCACAACACACTGGAATAACGAttctgctccctcccacccctaCAGCTTCATCATCTGACACGGGTACAGTCAAAACAATGGCATACACGAGTAAAAGTCAAGAGTTGACATAGTAACTCCAGGATTTGGCTATCAACTGTCCGAGAAATCAGAACACCGAAGCTTCACAATGTGCCCAACATCGAGTTGTGccaaggggggaggaaggaagaagcttTATGTTTAAGCCTTCAGAGCATCGCTCCACCAGAAGATCGATTTGCAGCCACCATGGCGTGCCAATGGAGATCTTTCTGTGCCAAAAGAAGTGCTTTGTCCTCTCAATAGCGAAGGTAGCCACCTATAGTTACAGAACGGATGCACAAGCCCTTAACTCTGAGCAGCAGGAAAATTTAGGACAACTGAGTGCAGATCCTGCCAATTTCTACCAGTTCAGACTGTGCTTTAAGTCTCATTGCAAAGCCTCAGTTAGAAAAAGGATCACCTCGGGGTATCCAACAagaagaacagttttttttttgttttttttttttttaatataccatAGGACTATGCAGTTCAACTGTCAATCATCTCAGAGAGTTCAAGGAGGAGCTCATCGTCGTCCTTCCCTAGGTCTAAGTCGATTTCGGCTTCCAGTCTGCCTCCTGAGATTTCCCAAAGTAGCTTCTCCAAATCGTCATCCACAGATAAGGGCGCGTTCCCTGTGGAACTCAGCCGGCGTGTCCGTGCCTCTTctagctgggaagaagctgaggTCGAGGTCTCCATCTGCTCCTCTAATCTTGCCGGGCTTCCAAGACGCACTTCAGGTCTTGGGAGAGCAAGAAAGAACAATCAGGATATGCCATTTCTTAACGGGCAATCCCTTTTCTGCAAACCGGCTCTTAAAACTGTAGGCAAGCCCTCCTACGCTTCAATCTTATACAGGGATTGTTATCAATCAacccagggctacatttagagCCCGATGCGTTACCAGCtacatttttcagtctgggGCTTTATCTGTGAAGCCAGGGCACCTGGAGTTGAGGTGGCATTCTTGAGGACCAAAAGGCAGAGGACACTACTCCTCATCTATCACCTCATGAGGAAGTAGAACTTCACCTCCTTCTCGTTCAGGTATTCAGACAACCCAAGAAGtcactggaaagctgtgctgacttgcagcatttaaagaaagcctAATTAAGCAATCCTGCTAGCTGCTAGAAAGTGGTTTCAGGTGACTTATTCCTTTGATGGATTTGGGCTTTAATGATCTCAGAACCCTCCTTTTTTCCCACATGTGACAGAATTTATGTTTCCCTGGGGATATACACTgattaagaaaaagaacaagttgGGGTTGTCACCTGTTTTGGGCATTTTCTTCAAGTCTGATGGTTGGGATGTGCTCCGGCACGTCTGAAACACCctagaaagcagcaaaacagtatttatgACACATGGGTAAAAGATTCCTTAATAGCTTTTTCCTCCACACTGCTTCTCCTCTGGCATTGCGGAGCCGTGgccaaaatacaaaaccaaggTGCTCCTGAAGAAAGTTCACATTCACCTGGAGGTTACTCATGATCTTGTGTCTTTTAAGAACATGGCATTCATGGACAAAATCCCCCCCACCAGAGAAATCACAGCATCAGAGTACCGGTTAAAGAGTGCCATTCAGCTCATAAATACAGAAGGGTTCTACAAGCATCCTGTAGACAGCTACTGGAtttcaaaggaaacagaaggccTGCAGAACGTTTGccttttccaccttttctcctAGAGGAAGGTAGAAATTTAACAAGGGATCCATCTCTGCATTAGCCCCTGGCCTTACCATGGCTGCTTTTTTGGCTGGAGGTCCCATCATGTCAGCATCCAAGGCAGTCCGGAGTTCCACAGCTCCTATGGCAGAGGGATAACTCCCAGGTGCCTTACGTTTCAGTGCCTTCTTCTTGGGGAAAGTCACTTTCCCACCCGAAGGCTTCGCAGATGTCATCAAGTTGGCTAGagtaaaaggaagagagaactgATACAGTCTTgctctgcctcaggaaaaaTCCAGGTTCTCTTCATCATTTCCACGGTCCTTCTACACAGTTAAATGCATTTGGCCAGCAGAATTGCACCGCCATTGCCTGGATTCTCAGGAATGTTTTCCACATAGTAAACTCTGTCTACCAACAATCCATACAAAGGAACACAGAAACCGAATAGCTACAGTAAATAAGAATCCAGGACAAGGGAAACCTCAGACACATAGCAATCCTAAGTGCAAGCTAGGTTCACAAATATAGACAGCTTTTATATTTCAAGTCCTGCTCCctctaggaaaagaaaaagcagcagttagAGTAGGACAAGAGTGTATGCAACTGTTGTACCAGCTGCCTCACCCTTGCAGTAATGTCCCACAGTTAAGTTGTTCTACAAAGTCCAAATTTGTAGTGTCATTTTCTACTCTCCCATTCCTTACCTAACATCTGgctggcaggaaaagaaacaaactaagaaaaagaaagtccaCACTTCGCTTCGTAGCATTGCGTGGCAAAATGTACTCAGCCAGAGTTACAGCATGAGAATTGTCATCTTctgtctgtatttcagaagacaacCTAAGGAACTCTTAACCTTCAACACTTACTTTTAGCTTCCTGGCCCTGAAATTGAGCTGCCACTTTCCCTGCTGGTTCGGTATGAAAGAAGCCAGCAGTAGATTTGACAGCAGCTTCCTCCTTCCCAAGCTTCTCTTGTTGTTCTCTCTGTTGCCACTTCTCCCACCGTCTCTCTTcaaagctcttctctggacatttACGACTTCCACTCTGCTGAGTGGgctagaaggaaagaaaagtagtgCATgaataggacaaaaaaaaaaaaaaaaaaatccatggagATTTCGTTAAGAAAATCTGATCAGCAATCCCTCCAAAATGGTCTTGATGTGGAACAGCGTATTAATATCGTTCAGgttactgttgtgttttttttttttttcccctaaaattcTGCCTGTAACAAGAGCCATGCTTTACTATGGACACAGTCTCACATATCTGCAATATCCACTATGGCAAGCTTCTTTAAACAGCTAGGGTGTTCTGCTGTACATCTATTTATCCCATTCTTTTTAAGCAGCAGAAAGTCATACAAGTTCCCCTAGACAGTATCCACTGACAGATTGATTTCCTTGAACACAGAACTCTGGCCTTCTGCATTAAATCCTTCATGTCTGACAGATCAAGtcagtaagaacaaaaagaattcCCTCCACGTTAACTGTGTAGATTTCAGCTGGTGCTAACAGGGtttctttgttgctgtggtATAAACAGACTGATTCCAAGTTTGAGGAGTACAGAGTtgtctggaaatgctgctggcgATAGGCTTTAGACTGCACTGCAGCTCCTACCAGGTGCTGAAGGGTAAGAACACACTCAAGACGGTGGCACACGGTGAGTAACCAAACTTGTCAGAATGATCAGAAATTGTACGAATGTATGTGTGTCTTCACAGAGGACTCACCTGTACATCAGGTACAGAGGAAAGTTTAGGAAAAGGCCGGTTCAATTCCactgccttcttttctttttttaaagcacctgaaaaagaagagaaaaaaaagtttggtcaacggcagaaataaagaaagctgggtacttgtttcctttgtgcatttatttccttgtgccccatgagagagagagagacaggctACAATGTGCAATCCATTCAGCAATTATCCATGAAGCAGATCCTGAGCAAACTGAACTTGCTCAAGATGGGAAGCACCTCACTGGGGCAGGCATTAAAGCATCTGTTTATGGAGCACCTGTTAGTTTTGTGCTCCATAAagatttctgctctgctggggcaggTCCGGGttgtgctgagggagctgcacgAGCAGGTCTTGCCCCTGCGCTGGAATCTTCAGTTTTACCATGCCCTTCAGCCTCGGCTTTGGCTTGAGTTTCGCGTCTCTGAAGAGCTTTCTCACGACGGATTTCCTCCAGTGTTTTCACATGGATCTCTCCCATCGGCTTAGCAGCCTTCCCTGTCATCATCAAGAAATGAGGAGAAGCACCAACATTTAAAGAGAGTCCAGCAATAGTTTCAGTCTCCAACATTTGTCAGAGCACTAAGGAAAACTAATCTTGAGTGTTCCCAATAATGCATCTTAGAACAATATCCTTAGAACAACATTCTCCTCCTCCGCTGAGCCACTTGTATTTTGAAGACCAGCCCTATCCAGAGAGAACTGCTACACAGAAATTCTGCTTTACTTTAGTACTTTTTCAGACTGCATTTCAaattcctgctcctggcagtggTTCTGTTCTAATCGTACGGAATGGTTCACAGAAGCAGCTAAAAACCTTGACAAGGCacaagtagaaaagaaacacacacctAGAGCCAGATTTCTGATAGTGGCTGTCAGAAGAGCTTCAGCACTCAAGCAAGAGGcatcagttctttgttttcGTTTCAATTAGTTTTTAGGGATGGATGAAAGCAGTCCAAGttcatggaaaggaaggaggagaaagcatatttaatatcTAGCTGTTACCTCTCTCAGTACTGGTCTGCTTAGGAGGTAATCCCAGCCTGTCCTTCACAGACTTGGCAACttgaactgcaaaacagaaaaagaacgAATTAGGGAGGCTGCAGAATGTCAACTTCAGGTTCACATTGCAAAACAAGACAGGAAAGGGAACTTTGAACCCCAGTGATTACCACCTCAGCCAACATGCAAGAAGAAACATCACtggaaaaggacaaacagaaagacTAAATACAAAACCCAGGAATCCAATCCAGATGCCCGGTTAGTACCTGGATCTCTCTTGGGTGCTTTGTCAGCATTTCCCGGAGCCTCTAccttcttccccagcctttcAGCAAGGCGGCGCTTCACTGGAAGGGTGCTTACAtcatcttcagagaaaacaaggaattttgtaagaacttttctttgcaggaagCTTTGAGAACAGTCAACAATAAGCTTCtatttttcaagcatattttcatagaattgcCTTTCAGctgataaatgattttttttttttttttggccacttCTGCAGTCAACACAGATCTCCACTGCAACgtattttcctttcatacatCAAAAATACTCTTTAATGCAGTCATATATAGAAGGCAGCACCTACGTAACAGCTCATAAAAAGTTCTTACCCATGGAGGCTTTCCGTTTTCCTTGTCTAGCAGCAAGATCTAGTCGAACCACAGGTTCCTCCCCTAAAACAAAAGggattttcatttctgtttcacagaaacCGGTAgccaacagaaatattatcCTGTTAGCCCATGTCCAACATGTCAGACACTGTTTTGACAGCTAAACCACATAAACTCATATTTTAACTATaattaacatagaaaaaaaatattaatagtcTCAGTGCTTGCTTCAAATTCCAGCTGAGATAGTAGAGAGTGAATCTGAGTCTGCTTGACAGCTATACTTTGTGCAGAACAAAGCTGCATAAGCAAGCAGAATATTATTAGGTACAAATGCTGACAAATAGTCCTTTTGAAGGTGAATGTCTACGAGTAAAAGTACTTCcacacttttttccctttcaaaggcATTTGCACAGCTCTAAACAATTTATACACAAACTCCTGTCATACTGTGTCCACACCTGCCACTGGCAGCCTCtttaatgcttcagaaattgcTTCTTATATAGCACTGTCTTCTacagctctttcttctccttactcttctgtttttcagttaccCCCCTATTTGCATACTGacacttttcttttctcctgccaCTGCACTTAACCTGAGCACCAAATCTTGCCAGTACAACCAGGGACTTTAAGCATAAAAGCACGTTTTGAACAGAAGGCAGCACCAGAAGGCTAACATGGgtgaattgttttaattattgtttaaCCCTCCAGTTTAGGAGtaatgaaatcaaaacaaaagcattcattATTACCTTTCTTGGAAGACAGTGTCACAGTTCTCACCACTGTCtggaaattttccttttctggagcaggaaaaatcacagaatcaatgGGACGAACAGAAGATCTTGAAGAACCTTCTGTTCAGAGCAACCAAACATAAGGAAGTTTACCCGACATAAAAAACTatcacaaagaacaaaaaactttaaattatttgttactGTCCAAAATACAGCAAGTAGAGCATGTAAATAAGAGAGGTGACCAATTTGCCTCTGGTTGCCCTTTGAACTCCCATTTAGAATACCAGCTGGCTGAGAATCAGGTTGCTTGATGCCCCCAGCTAAAAATGGAAGTCTGTCCCTCAAGCAGCTCCCAGGCACCATCACCTGCCGTGAACAGGATACGAAAGTAGGGAATATTAACTCACCACCgtgtctcttatttttttccttcatcttctgtGATTTGATTTCCTCAagtgtttttattccaaaattcagattgccctctgaaaacaggaaacagtTCATGAGACAGGCTTAGAGGCACTCACTGAGGACCACAGGTCCTCAGGCTTCTTAGCGCTCAGCaactttctgaagtatttagaATAAAGCCTGTCAACACTCCTCACAAGTGAAAGAGCCAGGGAACCAAGGGCATTTTGCCCCTCCTTTCATCCTTCAGgcttaaaaatgtagttttaattttaatccatttacaTGATATTAGATCCCTCTATCGTTAGATATGGCTTATCAACAGTGGTTGCAAGGCTGCACGTGCAGCCATTTCAACTCCACGCTGTGGCCCTGTTTTGTTctccaaaagtaaagaaaaggagtTCACCTTTCTGACCCAATGGGCACATGATGGTATGAATGGCAGAAATGAGATCATGGAAATAACCGAGTCCATTCAGCACCCCtacattttgttgtgtttttacaccacactgcttttgagTTAACTGTCAAGTTCTTCTGATTTATCCTACTAAGGTGCTGGAATACCTTGTTTAGTAGTAGGAGAACTGCCTTTGCGAGTGGAAATCACCCGTAATCCATTTTTGCCTTCCGCAGCTGGTTGCTGGACGGGAGTTTtagtttcttctccttcctcagaaAGTTggtctgaaggggaaaaatctaTTCAGTTATGCATAGACCAGATTGTTC
It contains:
- the LOC137862604 gene encoding LOW QUALITY PROTEIN: palmitoyltransferase ZDHHC20-B-like (The sequence of the model RefSeq protein was modified relative to this genomic sequence to represent the inferred CDS: substituted 1 base at 1 genomic stop codon), encoding STAEKVVYLVVFHLSFVMFVWSYWKTIFTSPASPSNEFCLSKADKEQYEKEERPEFQQEILRRAANDLPIYTTTESRAIRYCDRCQLIKPDRCHHCSACDICVLKMDHHCLWVNNCVGFSNYKFFLLFLMYSVLSCLFVAATVLQYFIKXWTNELTDAYAKYWGLEIRAWTR
- the LOC137862605 gene encoding maestro heat-like repeat-containing protein family member 7, which codes for MWRAMVSEPPATERVLRELLRILMNQSGCKTSTSTKDHPRILALAAARPLHEILLLPTSRGEAKAIFPQLFLALLFQVSFTTELKLQEVQVFWEKHRQDLLTPVRSTVQALKALLRSVGLGSQVLAIEAQGGWAALLSAESHLWGVQVVAREMKELPRSLRATIIHQLVELLRTEASSWQTVAMVILSKVSRGSRSSEPTWGSAQALLPRGQAWPCPGIPALAFLLLSRHCAPRPFHCRPPCFLVCLPQPSFQGPAPPLGIQSRHLIS